The Flavipsychrobacter sp. genome contains the following window.
AGGAAGAAGAAGTAGAGCATTTATCTAATGTTTTTGCTCGTCGTGCTATTGTTCCTAAACACGTATTTGACGTAATTGACGCGTTACCTGTAAGTGCTCACCCAATGACACAGTTCTGTGCAGGTATCATGGCCTTGCAAACAGAGTCAAAATTTGCGAAAGCCTACAAAGAAGGTATCAGCAAGAAAGACTATTGGGAGTATACCTACGAAGATACCATCACACTTATAGCTCGTTTGCCTCGTATTGCAGCACATATTTACCGCCGTAAATACCATGGTAGTGAGCATATTGAACCAGATGCAAACCTTGACTGGGCAGCAAACTTTGCACACATGCTAGGTTTTGAAGATAAGAGCTTCTGGGCTTTGATGCGTTTATACATGACGATACATGCTGACCATGAGGGAGGTAACGTATCTGCACATACTACACATTTAGTTGGTTCTGCATTGAGCGACCCTTACTTAGCATTCACTGCTGGTATGACTGGTCTTGCAGGTCCTTTGCACGGATTGGCTAATCAAGAGGTTATCCGCTGGATAGAGGAAATGTGTGAAGAGTTGAATACTCAAGAACCTACTAAAGAGCAAATAGCTGAATACATACATAAAACACTAGCTTCAGGAAAAGTAGTACCAGGATATGGTCACGCAGTTTTGCGTAAGACTGACCCTCGTTTTACTGCACAAAAAGTGTTTGCTGAAACACATTGTCCGGATGCACCAATGGTGAAGAATGTTTGGAAAATGTATGAAGTAGCACCAGACATCTTAGCTGCTACAGGTAAGATCAAAAACCCATGGCCAAACGTTGATGCGCATTCAGGTGCATTGTTAAAGCACTATGGCTTGGTTGAAGAGGAGTTCTACACTGTATTATTTGGTGTGTCTCGTGCACTTGGTGTATTAGCTAGCCTATGTTGGGACAGAGCTTTAGGGCTGTCTATTGAGCGTCCTAAGTCTTTCACTACAGAGCGTATCAAAGAGATCGTAGCAGAGACTACAGAAACTGCTTAAGATTTTTATAAATACATATTATTTTTACAGAGGCGCTCATTAGAGCGTCTCTTATTCTTTTTAAATCTTTCAATACTTTCATATAATGAGTAAAGGACCAATTTCACAGTTTATAGAGCATCATTATCGCCACTTCAATGCAGCTGCATTGGTGGACGCTGCTAAAGGATATGAAACACACCTGTTAGAAGGTGGTAAAATGTTAGTGTCTCTTGCAGGTGCTATG
Protein-coding sequences here:
- a CDS encoding citrate (Si)-synthase, eukaryotic — encoded protein: MGYIKERFKEKADVLGQEIKSLLQEHGDKKLGEITIKQVYAGMRGVPGLVTETSLLDAEEGIRFRGYSIPELRELLPKAEGGIEPLPEGLFYLMLVGELPKEEEVEHLSNVFARRAIVPKHVFDVIDALPVSAHPMTQFCAGIMALQTESKFAKAYKEGISKKDYWEYTYEDTITLIARLPRIAAHIYRRKYHGSEHIEPDANLDWAANFAHMLGFEDKSFWALMRLYMTIHADHEGGNVSAHTTHLVGSALSDPYLAFTAGMTGLAGPLHGLANQEVIRWIEEMCEELNTQEPTKEQIAEYIHKTLASGKVVPGYGHAVLRKTDPRFTAQKVFAETHCPDAPMVKNVWKMYEVAPDILAATGKIKNPWPNVDAHSGALLKHYGLVEEEFYTVLFGVSRALGVLASLCWDRALGLSIERPKSFTTERIKEIVAETTETA